One stretch of Nicotiana tabacum cultivar K326 chromosome 18, ASM71507v2, whole genome shotgun sequence DNA includes these proteins:
- the LOC107819654 gene encoding F-box protein At1g70590-like has product MKQRTWPSKSDGQPRFTAFPFAKKQTRPTKNRSIFHFQVSPSSSSSSKPNQYHHDFSQLPYDVLLKIAANFTLPNLRASSLVCKSWCDALRPLREAMLFLRWGKRFKHGRGGVKPNLTKALDSFLKGAARGSTLAMVDAGLVYWEMGRREEGIALYRKAAELGDPAAQCNLGISLLQDNPSDHEEAVKWLFKASVAGHVRAQYQLALSLHKGHGLNSNLQEPAKWYLRAAEGGYVRAMYNTALCYSVGEGLMQSHKLARKWMKRAADRGHSKAQLEHGLSLFSEGEMMKAVVYLELASRAGQAAADPVKNVIFQQMSNSSRDRVVLLANNWRALPSSH; this is encoded by the exons ATGAAACAGAGAACATGGCCGTCCAAATCGGACGGTCAACCTCGTTTCACCGCTTTCCCTTTCGCCAAAAAACAGACTCGTCCCACCAAAAATCGCTCCATTTTTCATTTCCAAGTCAGTCCAAGTTCATCATCATCGTCCAAGCCTAATCAATACCATCACGACTTTTCTCAACTTCCATACGATGTTCTCTTGAAAATTGCGGCCAATTTTACGCTGCCGAACTTACGTGCATCTTCACTAGTGTGCAAATCTTGGTGTGATGCACTTCGACCTTTAAGAGAAGCTATGCTTTTTCTGAGATGGGGCAAGAGATTTAAGCATGGCCGTGGAGGGGTTAAACCCAACTTAACTAAAGCGCTTGATTCTTTCCTTAAAGGCGCCGCGCGTGGGTCCACACTAGCTATGGTCGATGCTGGCTTGGTTTATTGGGAGATGGGGAGAAGAGAAGAAGGGATTGCTTTGTATAGAAAGGCTGCTGAACTTGGTGACCCTGCTGCTCAATGCAATTTGGggatttccctcttacaag ATAATCCTTCGGATCATGAGGAAGCTGTTAAATGGCTGTTTAAAGCCTCCGTTGCTGGCCATGTTCGAGCTCAATACCAACTAGCACTTTCTTTACATAAAGGTCATGGCCTGAATAGTAATCTCCAGGAACCG GCGAAGTGGTATTTGAGGGCAGCAGAAGGTGGATATGTCCGTGCTATGTATAACACTGCATTATGCTACTCGGTTGGAGAAGGTTTAATGCAGTCTCACAAATTAGCAAGGAAATGGATGAAGAGAGCAGCTGATCGAGGTCATAGCAAAGCCCAGCTTGAGCATGGGCTTAGTCTGTTTTCT GAAGGGGAAATGATGAAAGCTGTGGTGTACTTGGAACTTGCCAGCCGTGCTGGCCAGGCAGCAGCTGATCCCGTGAAGAACGTTATATTTCAACAGATGTCCAATTCTTCTCGTGATCGAGTTGTGCTTCTTGCCAATAATTGGCGTGCTTTACCTTCATCCCACTGA
- the LOC107764941 gene encoding protein DETOXIFICATION 30-like, protein MFAGHVGTVQLAAISVQNSVIAGFAFGIMFGMGSALETLCGQAYGAKQLEMLGIYMQRSWIIVGTTALVLMFPYIFATPLLKLIGQDPEISKWAGKFAVWMIPQLFANAINFPIRKFLQAQSKVVVMAAIAGVTVVGHTLFSWLLMLKMGWGLAGAALALNASSWFMVVANLAYIFSGTCGRAWSGFSCKAFQNLWGFVQLSFASAVMIW, encoded by the exons ATGTTCGCTGGCCATGTCGGAACCGTCCAACTCGCTGCCATCTCCGTTCAAAACTCTGTTATTGCCGGTTTTGCCTTTGGAATCATG TTCGGGATGGGAAGTGCATTAGAGACGCTTTGTGGGCAAGCATATGGAGCAAAACAGCTCGAAATGCTGGGGATTTACATGCAGAGATCTTGGATTATTGTAGGTACCACAGCCCTGGTGCTAATGTTTCCTTACATATTCGCCACGCCTCTCCTAAAACTCATCGGTCAAGATCCTGAGATATCAAAATGGGCAGGGAAGTTCGCAGTTTGGATGATTCCGCAGCTCTTTGCCAATGCAATCAACTTTCCCATCAGGAAGTTTTTGCAAGCTCAGAGCAAGGTCGTGGTGATGGCCGCTATAGCAGGGGTTACAGTAGTTGGGCATACTTTGTTTAGCTGGCTGTTGATGCTCAAGATGGGATGGGGACTGGCGGGTGCTGCATTGGCGCTGAATGCATCCTCGTGGTTCATGGTGGTGGCCAATCTCGCGTATATATTTAGTGGGACATGTGGTCGAGCTTGGTCTGGTTTTTCTTGCAAGGCTTTTCAAAATCTATGGGGATTTGTCCAATTGTCTTTTGCATCTGCAGTCATGATCTGGTAA